Genomic DNA from Bemisia tabaci chromosome 2, PGI_BMITA_v3:
TACAATCACGCAAGTGTGCAATTCATGAAGCATTTCTGTACTTTGCCGCACCTACTTTTCCAATGTCTCGTGCAAGTTCTTGCACCACTGATGCAGGTAAATTGGGATCGGAAAACTCGGTCTAATGCAAACATTCCCCTTCTAGGCTCCTGTGGCACGGCTCATACGTATTTGGGAGTATttgggagaagaaaaattgactcaCCGACGACCGCGACTGAGTGCGTCAGACACCGACACTGGAAAACATCCCTTTTCCCGCAGCGCCGTTCGGTTCGGTCACTGTGATAGCAGGAGCCAAGGAGCCTATACTGtcgcgccaaggaaaaacgccgtatgaaccttcaggcgtctcAAACTTTCCGTCGGTGAATCataaattctcgggaaaattgttgaatatttatcttccgattttttctataattttcttcgcaatttcacctacagtttttgaaactttcaagaaaggATATTCATTGcgttcctcaaaatttaacattacatcgaaggaaattgTTAACACTAGAATATTCATTCGGCGCGAAATATGAATGTTTTAACAAGAGAGCCATTACATTTCATTCGAAGCCGAAAATACATGTATAAGTCTGGGCAGTCAAATTAGACGCcgtaaaaattagaacatttttGGGCAAACATAGAATCAACGTCTAAATCTCGGCGAGGAGCTCCTGGATCCAGGCCTGGCTCACCGTGGCATTCTCCTCATTGTGTCGATGCCGGGTCTTTACCTGTCAACGGGTCCTCAAGTCTATTGGGAGCCCAAAATTTgcggaccaatttttttaacgtttgtaaattttccttttatttcgacggattcagattcagcttgcaatcctgatgaaaaatatgtatagttAAAAGTAAGTATAACTATAAGTTATTGAATTACAAAACTCGCGAATTTCTTCCGCGCTTCTAAAATGCTtctcattgcattttttttatttctggatCGCGAACTTACCAATATATCTACTcaaaagtatacatatttttcatcaggattgcaagctgaatccgaatccgtcgaaataaacggacaattttcaaatattaaaaaaattggttcgcAAATTATTCGCCACCAGTAGATCATCAAGGGTCACGCCGCCAGGTAAAAACCCGGCGCGGATACAATGGAAAGGTATCCTCGACCCGTCGGTGGATTCGGACACACTCCAGAGGCACCACGGACGCACCTAGGACGCACCTCGAGTGCACCCCGAGTGCACTCGAAGCGCACCCACTCTCACACTACACACTTAGTGCGTTCGGAGTGCACTCGGAGTGCACTCCGAACGCACTAagggcattttatttttactaggggAGAGCGTCGCTAAATTCGGGTAGGTGTGATTCAAATTCTGTGTTATTTCCTCGGCTGTTGGGGAATTTCACATCCTATCTTTGGTGATGTAaaacagaaaccgagaaaaACATTTGACGAAATGTTCCAATCTTGAACTAAGTAAACCGTGCGGACTGTCTTGATACTTTAGGATTGTGCTGAAGTTTTGGCGGGTTTTCGGAATTGAAAAACATACGTACACGAATACTGAAATGAGTGTGCTGGAGTGGTTAACGTCGAAAATTCTACCGGAGGCGGTAAAAACTGGGTCTTTAGGATCGAATGGTATGAAGTTCGTCAGTTTTGAAGTCAGCGACGAAAAAGGCATCGATCACGTGTTATCAGACGTGATTTTTGGTGACATAGTACTAGAATCTGCTGAAAGCAGGCGCTTCAATGTTCCAGTCGTCGTTAAAACACGCAGGTACACATAGAAAAGATTATTAAACTCCATTCACGTTAGCACATAATCGACTTTTCGATTCTTCAGCAACTGAAAATTGGACGtccatttcataatttttttcagttaaacTCTTCCAAAGTACAAAAATATGTCCTCGCCGAAATATCCTTTGGCGTGTGCTCAGGAAAAAACGATTTCGGTTTGAGCCCCTTCATGTCCACGTAATACTCTACGCGATACTCCGCAGTCAGTTTAGTTGCGTAGGGTGCCCAACCTGAAGACCTGAACCCATCCCAGGACATATTCAACCATCAGAATAATTTCTCGGCCCCAGTGTAGCGATACGAAACTAAAGGCCCGCTGCAGTCTGACCCCGAAATAATATTAGCATTATCGCCTCTCGCCTATCGATCACTTCGTTTGTGACTCTGAACTTGCTAtggttgcataatttttttgtttcttcattCTCGCTTTTGattgaaaactttatttttcatttttccatcaatcatatcgatagccaaagtgcaaaaacacgtatctccgtttgcgatgttgcataCTTCCTatcctactttatttttccttcggcAAACtcgtcaacgtaatttcttgaaaacttctttgactTTTTCCTCTACCAGCAGAATATTCTTATAAATTTCAGGCCATAAAATTGGCTTGCCTCCTTCGAAAAACTAAAACAgggacggaaattttgagacatcgcgatggagatacgtggtttcgcactttcgcCATCAATATCTATTTAATTTACTCGTGTCATACATTTTAGGCAGTCTATGGATCAATATATGGACGGCAGCAGCCTGTTTCACAACGAGTTATTATTCTACACGGAAATCCTCCCTCTGTTACGGAAATACGACCGAGACAATCTCCTTTCGGCGAGTTTCTGCGAGTTTGTGTACGGCCAGGCGACCAATGATCAAAAGTCGACGGAGGATGTAATCATCCTGAAACATTTGGGACAAAAGGATTTCAGGTTGTCCGAGGACCGACTGTACCTGGACAGGAAACATGTTGAACTCGTCTTGGACAGAATTGGAAAGTTTCACGCGCTGTCGCTACTGTGCCAAGCGGACGATCCGAGAGCATTTGAAGACATCGCGTCCAAAGTAAAAAACATCGTTTATACGGATGAATGTGATAAGCAGGTATTTAGTTGAATTTCACATAAAATACATTAGAATAGCTGTGCAAAGaaacaccgcacagtggatcgagtcaataagagaggtcggacatgaaattttgactaaaactaaaaattttgatgcttatttcgtcacattttaaaattcaaagggAGCTTGTATCTGTAGAAGAAACTttaacgaggaaaccgatggcgctacttttagaacctcaaaattgtataTAAACGAAGTTACATGCctttaatgtttccaaattttgtccgacacctcttgttgactcgatccaccgtgcgccggccATTCAAGGCAATTCATGAACGGTGTGTTCCCGTTCGCCAAAGCTGTGAACTCCAATGTGGCATTTTTATAACACGGTGGCttatagaaaaatatttttctcgtgaCTTTTGGAAATGGTGAACAACGTCATAATAAATTTATGATGACGTTgtatgacattttttaattaaaaaatgtgtataACTTCTGGGCCGCGAGTTCGAATTATTGTGGACAATAAAAGGCGCGCCCGCTCGCACCACATGAAcacagcgccttcaacatcgcagaaatacttcaaacgctacaccgttACACTCACGTTCTGATGTGCACATTGCCTATATTGCGCCTGCTGCAGAGTACACACGTCCGGTGTCCACTTACTATCTAGAGATCGAGCATATTCTGATCCTACTTTTgagacaaatggacgtatttctgtcaaccggaactaagcgccaatttgagttcattttgaggaatttagaatctcggatagcgcgttctgtcaaacggaactaagcgccatggaaaagcattgcgagtataggagcgaatgagcccgacgcctggttccgccgccaatctaagcccccctctaccttcccaccccgatggcgcttagtcccgtttggcagaaatacgtccaaattatggATACAGGTATACAGTAGCTAGTTGAAAGATAGCAATTGGCAAAGCCTTAAAAACGACCCAAAAAGGTTAACATTTGGAAGATTAGTGATATGTTTTCAGGTGATAAGTgcatgtgtcagaaattccctaactttttccgGTCATCGTAAATTCCttggttttccagaccgccgaCAAACTTGTCAGTCTACCTAAAATTGAAGcattgggtgcagaaagggcatatCTTGGTggcggtgtctcagaatctccaCTGACGCGAAGTTTCATCCACTATAATTAGAGCAAATATACAGAACTCTTTGTAacttttcctgaattttcttaATGATTTTGCAATGCTGGAACcgaaacatttcagaaaattcactcgatagtttcctctctaaagtATATAGTAACAGTGGATATTCCAAACCACCGCAATAAAGAAATGTtgtttctgcacccaacgcctcaatttcaTTTCCATCGATTCTAACATGCGagaccacactgaaaaaaaagttacggacaATGTAGACATACGTcagcgttccgggctcagaggccgaaagttccgggtgctggagccgtagctttggcTTCTCAGGGTGCTccgtccggaactttcggcctctgagcccggaacgcggaagtgtatgtctatatagcccgtaagtacggcttccacgaccggagttttttttcaatgcagaaACTTCTTTTTCCAGTTCTGGGCGACAGCTTTTCTCCGAGGGGTGGAAGCTTTAGAGGTGGAGCCTGAGTACCAAGATAGACTGACAGACCTGATTGGTCATTGTAAAGAAGGGCGcgatcaaatggaaaaatactcgaGCGACCGCTCGGGGCCATTGACGGTCATAGCTCACGGTGATTTCACCCGAAACAACATGATGTTCAAATACGGACCCGACGGGGCACCAATCGAAGTGGCCTTCTTCGACTTCGGCACGATCAAGTACTGCTCGCCGGCGATCGATACGAGCTCATTCTTATTCTGCAATGTCTCCACCGAGATGAGGAGGGATCATTGGGAACATTTTATCCGAACTTATCACGGTAAGCTCCACTAAATTCCTCCCCAAGTAGCGCGCGGGTTTGCAATGAATGGCGATTACATGGTGAAGTacttgccctggtaaaaattggcagtagaatctgtgttccaaaataccatagacctacggccggctgtaagatttccaatagcttctacagccggctacacaatttcttatagccttttatagccgatggcgattaagcaactcacagccaggcgataaagtgtatgctaatgCTAAGTGTAGTCAcgaattacggatgctaggacttagtgagtttttggaccactgctctctttttgggccgtagtatcttgatttattttgcgaggaaagctccgtacttttgatggatgcctgtcattcctaatatattagagcgccttcagtttcgtatgatactgtgcaatacctatggtgtgaaatagttgcttcaagcgccgtggcacgctgcggtgcggcaggcgggcagccagcgcgaaacgcgcattggcgcctacaaacctaacagggatacttcacgcgttgcgcaatgcgtgaagtatccctgttaggtttgtaggcgccagtgcgtcgccgctccgctttgtgttaggctctaatatttaatctggcggagccagcgttattcaactcatgattttgaaatgtttgcacatcctgtatggattattctcgttttaattgatgaaaaaaaatatgtattaaaggaaaatataacgtgtgttttgtaaatattaaggtgtatccgtatcaaacttaatgatttccaaagcacacgaatttctacacaatttcttatggccttttataatcgatggcgaaaaagcaacagccaggcgctAAAGCGtaaagcccggctgcataattttttatcgcttcatatagcccggccgtatgattttctccgcattctacatccagctatatgattttctgtagccttctttagccggctataagaatccttatggtattttgaaacgcagctcttgtcgccaatttttaccagggtgctaTTGGATCGGTGtattgtgtatgttgcctatttGCTAATTGAAGGGGatcttctttttgaaatttattgcaataaaatttaaataagttgCAATTCTTTTGCAATGCTAATTGCCTGCTTTTCTCGTACATGTTGCAGTAGATTAGGCTTAATTCAGTGATACTATGACAAGTAAGTTAAAATGCGACCGAGGAGAGATAAATGATTATTTGAGATGATTTCCGTCAAACTTGCAACACACATCCCATCCAGACATGCATAAGagccgctttcatagcgctctGCAACACCTAGCCACCAAAGTCCCTTATCCTCCACTAGCCTTTTGGGGAGGTTGCACGACCTATTTCTTGCAAAACCGCCTGTCGCCATTCTTTTACTGGGCATCCCATTCGTCTTCTCTGAGAACCCTTTCAAGCATTCTCTTTATCAGCCTTTCTACTTATATCCCATCCATTCTTTCAAAACGTTCAAAACTCACACTTTAGAAATAGAATACTTCTGTAACCTAAACAAATCAGACTTCTCAAAAATAACCAATCTCATTTGACTGAAGAGTTGTCAAACTTGCGGTTGACATTCCACTGGACGCCAGAGTATTATTACCTAATGCATTTCCGGATTAGAAATTTCTTGAGGGAGGATTTTCGAAAGGGTTCTTCAATGGGTGGAAATTCCGATCTTCAACAGTGATTTTGCTTGGAGGACATTCTAAATTTTTGAAGGCTCAGATGCTAACCAGCTTTTGATTAGCCATGAGTATGTCATTAGTGATAGGTGTCAAGTACCTATGACACTAAAATTGGACTATagtttgcaattcggaactggAAAACTGATTCCAGCTGATAACATATGTGTGTTGTAGATGCTGTACTTCAAATGATGGCTAAGCGGCCCCATGCACCCTCGTTCGAAACGGTTAACCAGGACTTGCGGAGGAGTGGGATCTCCGGCTATCATCAATGCTCGCTATATGTGCCGATGATGGTACATAAAATAAAAGGCATTCCCCAACCATATGAGGCCAACTCGACAGTTCACGTGGAGGCAATAAAACATATGCAAGAAGTTATTAAACATATGCTTGATAGAGATTACATATTTTGAAATCATGGAatgcctaacttttttttctccctttcccgtttttgagatattcaaatttttcaaaaataatttccaacTGCTAAATGAGCAGAGAAACTGTGCTTACGCATTGTGATATGAAGTTTTATCCGTTCAGTTCGTGAATATTTGGTAACGTGGACAGATCTAGCTGGGCTCCATTTTGCGATGACCCTAATAACACTGACTATTAGAAAACTTTTGAAACTCatagaaaaaagtcatttttaaaGACTTAATTAAGTAAATCTCATAAAAAGTTCGATTTATTTTAAAGAGACAACCAAAATTGATAAGGATTTCCTAAGACAAACATTTGGacagttctttttttaaagaatttcaaactttttttttttttggtcagtgGCAGGAGCTTCTATTTCTAACTTGACCATAGAGGCACCTAGATCTGCACAGAGAAACTAATAGTGCATGCGTGGTTCCTAAAATGAACTAGAAATGGTGGGTCACAGAGGACAACTGGGGGAAAGGGGGAGGTGTTAGAATCCTGAACCGTTGTACCAGAAACACTGTAGAAACAGTTGCATTTGAGTAATTCTATGAATGGGCTCTTTACATTGACTGTCCCTTCTCTCATAACAagcaaaaccacgtatatcgGAGCCAGTTACAAATACGAAGGTAAAACTTGAGTATTTAAATGTTTAGGAGATGGATAAACAAGGACCGAAAGTACAGTACAGCTCACCAAATGTGACGATGAATGATGTAGAAAAAGTAGAACCAAGCTttcaatttaacatttttttataaatatttttgcaatttattttgcataaatcattttttttaattacattgAATGTGCTGAAACTTTACAACCACAGCTGTCCATAGTTACTTAACTGACACTACGAAGGTATCCCACAAGATAACAAATATCATTGCAATCACGAGTTAATTTGGTCAGTGACTCTTTATTTACCTAAGGTTAATTCAATTTGAATCAAACTTGGATTTGGGACTGTGAGATACAAATAGTGAACGAATGCGAAGCAACATTTTCGAAAACAGTTACTTCTTGAGCCTTAGTGGGTTGTTTTGACTCAAGAATGTAATGTTCAATAGAGAATGACAAATGCACTCCATCTCAAAAGTTTGACTATGTATATTTATTACATAAGCAACTGGCttaaatgtttccaaaattaacCATACTTGAGGTGTTTGCAGGAAAACGCACAAACAtgcagtatttttgaaaattgagttagGAGTGTTTTTAGCATTCGAGGGAAAGGTCTGTCAGTATTCTAGAGGATTTTGCTAAAAAGTCAATTAGACATAGAGAAACAGCCAACAGAAAAAGTGCACACCCCGAAAACGTGGTTTCCTTTCGAAGGAAATAAAATAAGTGCACTCTTGCAGGGACGTACCCGTAAGACGAGCTGAAAGATAATCACAAATAGATCATAACCTAATGAAAGGCCTCAGAGACAGAATCAGAGGATGTCttcaaaaagtttctttttctttgaatccCTACTTTGAGCTTGAATCCACGCCTCTCGATTTTTTCGGAAAGTCTGCAAACTGACCTTACTTGAGATTATGCTTCCAAATTCTGTTGATTCTAAAACTGACGCATTCAAGATGAGCTCTTCCATTAAACTAATTTTTTGCTTAGTGTCCACAACCTCCCAAAGGGCTTCGAACACCCAGGAACCATACTTAGATGAGGAAAGCGCTGCATAAGAATCCTGGAAAAAgcaaaagtacattttttaaagggactttaaggtaaaaaaattatttaaaaaaaaaaaaaaaaaaaaaaaaaaaaaaaaaaaaggcgttGTGCATTTCGCTCTCAAGTAAAAATATGAGCTGAAACAAGATCGGAGACAATAATCTTAGTGAATAACTCCTCAAAATTAATAATCAGACCTGACAGTCACCCTTGTCTTTTCTCTTTTGATACCAATCATTGTGTATTGAAAGTAAAAACCACTGATGCTTGGTTCTATTATCTTGTAATACGCTCTAACATCTGAATAAAAGAGAATCCCTGTAGAATAGTGTGGAATAACAATGGCTTTGTTTAaattcaatgtttcaaaatctccgctcgtAGTTAACTTGTTTGAAGAAGGACAAGTCAACTTTACAGCTTGGGTTTCATACAAAATATTCTACTAGCAGAGGGGAAAATTAAAGGAAGTCTTCGGATAACATATAATATTTCCCTTGTACTCACTTTTAGTATTTTGAATAGTCTTTCGCGACTTTTAGCTCCCACAGTTGGACTACGTAGAAAAGCTTCAGCGATATGACAGCCCTTGCTATCACAGAACAATGCCAGTAAATCCTTTTGAGTCATTGACAGCATGCTATTGATGATCTGGAACATTTTGGAGTACTCAGATTGAAACTTCAATGAGCAAACTTGATTCTTGACATGGATAAGTCGAAGAATGAAGGTTGTTTCCTTGTGTTCCTCTGGTCACACCTGGACCAAGTTCAGCAGAATAGAACTAAACAACAACGAGTTGGAACCAAGGAGAGGAcccttaaaattatatttttccagAGGAATAGATGCTTGAAATTAAGTTCAATCATattaattttacattcaaaTTACTTTTCCATGAATTTGAATTAATGACAGGAATGGGCATGTGAATTGAGCTCAAAGCTACTctcaaagcaattttttttttccaacagtATTACCTAAGTACTtgagtttttttccccttcttagTTTAGTCCAACTGTGACTGAATTTTGATGATTGAGTATAAATATGaccaaaatttgtcaattaTATCATATCTGCGACCCAATTTAGACATCTAGCTGTAgtgattcaattcaatttagtaatttttttgggGTAACTTCcttacattttttaagttcGTCGTAATATTATATCTGACTCTATAAATCTTTCCTCATTCTCCATCTGTACTTTAAATACGTTCTCAAAGCTCAAAAGTGATACCGCTTTCAACATGATGCTGTTGACAACGTTCAAAACTGAAGTTatcatttgaaaatgtcaacTTGAACTTTCCCTTTTTATATTTTGGGTAGAGACCCGATCTTTTCTAGATTCGAAATGCCCCGAATTCTCCCAGAAAACTGCCAGATTCTTGCTTTAAATTTACTGCATGCCTCAAATTCTAGCTacgaatcctaaaatttttgctgaaaatcaaaacttctccctaaaaatcgcaaaattctCGTTGTAAGCTGCCAAATTCTTGTTTGATGCTTACcgcattttcttatttttctctcatttaaaacaaaattatgaaaaattgacgGATTTTATATACAGCTTCAAAAATTGAGGACCATGCCggaagaagggcgtatctcgagatacgcccttttttcAACATTCTGCTTTTCTGATTCTACGTCGAATAGTGAGAGTATCCTCcaagtttgagaaaaatctgTCGATTTGTTACGTGAATAATTGACCTGTAAAGTACACCGAAGATACGCCCTTCTTCCGGCCAACGAACTTTCTCCTCTTATTTACACATTTTGCCTTCCGTGATATGGATTTTTACCTGTTTTCTGGTGAAAGAAGTGTCACTTCCATTTTGTTCTCATTAGAAGGAATAGTTTTAGCCGAATAGAatgattatttattcatttttatttactgtACATCACAGAACGTGAAATGTGAGAGTTACGATTTATTGCACATATTACATTAGTAATGTTAATGCAGTCCGAAGCTTTAAGTTTCGGAGTTGTTCGGAGTTGCAAGTTTATAAACAAATTCTCGTGACTCTATGTATGTTTGATGTAAGATACACAAGTACGCGATAGTGAAATCTCCCAAATGGCTGCTGTGATGACGCGCCGCAGCGTGGAACTTCCTACATATATCAGCCACCTTACTCGCAGGCGCGAACGTATACTTCTCGAGAATATTACGAAAAATATTGCAGAAACTTTGCAACATCGGACAGATCTTaagttttttaatcaataaaagTGGAAATCTGTCGCATGAACAACTACAGAATATTCAACATgggtttttttattgaaaatgattaCCCGACGAAGCGCTTGGGGGGTTGGAGTGGGAAGCGGTCAAGGGGCGTACCTTATCTGAGagttaattaaatttggcaacattataaGATCAATGAAGCTTAACAGACAAGAGCTTACAGAATTTTCATCAGATACTCttgaaaaatgacaagaaaagttCTCTAtaggggcattttttttttttttttgaatgattaaatCGACGCATTTTCCATCCTCATAAAATTGGAGCATTCGGTGATGAAGGTTTGGCCattgaaaagttcatttttacgGACAATGTATCAAATTATTAAGCAACACTCGGTTCAAACATATAAGGAATTCCACAGTTTAAAATGACAACCAAAGAAAAGAcaataattttaagaagaaaccGCTATACCAATAAGGTTCATTTCTGGACGATTGGCAACACAGCATATCCCATACcgttggaagggggggggggcaagatgtAATTGATATTAGACAAACAGAATCCAATGGGTGCAATTCGTAACCAATTGAATGTTCGACCACCTTTGGAGACCCTCCAGACTCAATAAGGAGCAACAGCGGATTATAACAGTTTTCCGACGACAATAACAATGCACTTTTCTCATGTACGTGCAACCGgaaaagttcagttttttccGCTAATAAACCTCCGATTTTAAAAAACTATAGCTCGTTAGAAAGCTGAAGAAATTCTGCAGAAACCgttttctttgatttcctttaaattaattttgtcacGAGATACAAAAGAAGGAAATCAACTTAGTAGTGAATTTAGTGTCTTCAGCAATCACAAGTGCGCCCAGAAAAAGCTGGGTTTCTCTGCAACCAGTGACCCGATCTTTAAAAACTTTGGCTCGTTAGAATACTGAAATGTATTAGCAGAAAGtcatttccccgattttcttctttttcattactTTATGAGTTATCGAAGAAAAACGATCCTCTTTTTTATCGTACATACAAGGATTCCGaaagaagggcgtatctctggCTTACTTTGTCCAATGATTACAGAgggcaaattatttatttcttttaaacttttaatggaTTTCAAAGCTGTAGGATCTAGTTTAAGAGAATTGACTTTGGTTTAACCAACTGCTGCATTTCATTTTTCGGGACACcatttcaaatcttcaaatgcgtttttctaaCGACGCTGAACCTTGTACATACGCCCTTCTTCCGGCATGGTCCTCAATTGttctcaaataaataaaaatcaaacaGACGGATCTTCAGATCACGAAGTAAGCTTTTctccttaaagaaaaaaaatgtaaaattgcaaacttGTTGAGAAACTTTACACGAACAACAAATACATTTCGATATGAAATATGTCGGAATACACAACTTTGTGGTGAATCCTGCCAAA
This window encodes:
- the LOC109041856 gene encoding uncharacterized protein; the protein is MSVLEWLTSKILPEAVKTGSLGSNGMKFVSFEVSDEKGIDHVLSDVIFGDIVLESAESRRFNVPVVVKTRRQSMDQYMDGSSLFHNELLFYTEILPLLRKYDRDNLLSASFCEFVYGQATNDQKSTEDVIILKHLGQKDFRLSEDRLYLDRKHVELVLDRIGKFHALSLLCQADDPRAFEDIASKVKNIVYTDECDKQFWATAFLRGVEALEVEPEYQDRLTDLIGHCKEGRDQMEKYSSDRSGPLTVIAHGDFTRNNMMFKYGPDGAPIEVAFFDFGTIKYCSPAIDTSSFLFCNVSTEMRRDHWEHFIRTYHDAVLQMMAKRPHAPSFETVNQDLRRSGISGYHQCSLYVPMMVHKIKGIPQPYEANSTVHVEAIKHMQEVIKHMLDRDYIF